One genomic segment of Meiothermus sp. QL-1 includes these proteins:
- a CDS encoding bifunctional 2-polyprenyl-6-hydroxyphenol methylase/3-demethylubiquinol 3-O-methyltransferase UbiG — MPKDWDAHYLMASPLVQPAFVVAAYAPLLPPGPVLDLAGGMGRNALFLAGRGHPVLLLERSRVALEFVRSRAKEQGLPLWALEADLEAPHPPLPPGPFAGIVKTYFLHRPLLGVFSERLAPGGLVLLEGFTQQEAARRGSQAGHYWQEGELLHPPPGLRLRAWGEGWMEGHHRTWAVWEKPEGQGP, encoded by the coding sequence ATGCCCAAGGACTGGGACGCCCACTACCTCATGGCTTCCCCATTGGTCCAACCCGCCTTCGTGGTGGCGGCCTACGCCCCTTTGCTGCCCCCAGGACCGGTGCTCGACCTGGCAGGGGGCATGGGGCGCAACGCCCTGTTCCTGGCCGGGCGAGGGCATCCGGTGTTGCTGCTGGAGCGAAGCCGGGTGGCGCTGGAGTTCGTCCGGTCTAGGGCCAAGGAGCAGGGCCTGCCCCTCTGGGCCCTCGAGGCCGACCTGGAAGCCCCCCACCCCCCCCTGCCACCCGGGCCCTTTGCCGGCATCGTGAAGACCTACTTCCTCCACCGGCCCCTGCTGGGGGTCTTCTCCGAACGGCTGGCCCCCGGCGGACTGGTCCTCCTGGAGGGCTTCACCCAGCAGGAAGCGGCCCGGCGGGGCAGCCAGGCCGGTCACTACTGGCAGGAGGGCGAGCTGCTCCACCCCCCACCGGGCCTTCGCCTCCGGGCCTGGGGGGAGGGGTGGATGGAGGGGCACCACCGCACCTGGGCGGTGTGGGAAAAACCCGAAGGCCAGGGCCCATAG
- the mqnB gene encoding futalosine hydrolase produces MLLLLSPTHLEAAFLRGRRFDFYGRRGLWGEGWVWLESGIGKVNTAATLAAFAQRHPLERALLFGIAGVYPGAALQIGDAALAEEEVQADLGLREGGMQAVGFPVLEKGRAPYYNRFPLDRAFTHELKARLGLPGKTFLTRDLLSETPAEAQELSQRWRAELENMEGAAFAQTCLWLGLKGAELRAVSNIAGVRDKAQWHIKQAVESLEHHLLRIIGL; encoded by the coding sequence ATGCTCCTCCTTCTGAGCCCCACCCACCTCGAGGCCGCCTTCCTGAGGGGCCGGCGCTTCGACTTCTATGGGCGCAGGGGGCTTTGGGGCGAGGGCTGGGTCTGGCTCGAAAGCGGCATCGGCAAGGTCAACACCGCCGCCACCCTGGCCGCCTTCGCCCAGCGCCACCCCCTCGAGCGGGCCCTGCTTTTCGGGATTGCCGGGGTGTACCCGGGGGCAGCGCTGCAAATAGGCGACGCGGCGCTGGCCGAGGAGGAGGTCCAGGCCGACCTGGGGCTGAGGGAGGGCGGAATGCAGGCCGTGGGCTTTCCTGTCCTGGAGAAAGGGCGCGCCCCCTATTACAATCGCTTCCCGCTGGACCGGGCCTTCACCCACGAACTCAAGGCCAGGCTGGGCCTGCCCGGCAAGACCTTCCTCACCCGCGACCTGCTCTCGGAAACCCCAGCCGAGGCGCAGGAGCTTTCACAACGGTGGCGGGCCGAGCTAGAGAACATGGAGGGGGCCGCCTTTGCCCAGACCTGCTTGTGGCTGGGGCTGAAGGGGGCGGAGCTGCGGGCGGTCTCGAACATTGCCGGAGTACGCGACAAGGCCCAGTGGCACATCAAGCAGGCGGTGGAGAGCCTCGAGCACCACCTCCTGCGCATCATTGGGCTGT
- a CDS encoding glycerol-3-phosphate acyltransferase, with protein MIAMLALLAYLLGALPLGYWAAQRLSGKDPRLASSYNLGLENALRRLGSGPALLAFGLDLLKGFLASALGGLSGLAWGVVFAFLVYAGHLYPLFNPQNRPLRGRGAGVLLGIVLGLYYGGLPYLLAVGVLSLAALTLLLSRHASLAALSLPLGLAVGLSLEPLPGWAKLAAWGLLALALWRYKENIGRMLEGTEPRLGEPPPLPSEKQVVCGFMIHPLTLEDLFQSPRFRWARPLIARGLIPQSWVERIALAFRPMKVGELRGVRTTDGREIRCHLISAPLLPHQIVSKPELATMRAIQGARLARELGCTVVGLGAFWSVVGEKGKKVQEAVPEIEVTNGGAYTAGTVKAAIPGILAHFEESGRRLKEATAAVVGANGVVAFGIARQIAPLVGRLILVGRNLERLEKSAATLRQNLERKGQPVPELITTLDISAIKEADLVFTATSDPRPVIFPEHVKPGAWIYDEGVPPDVDESVKRVPGVRVIPGGVVRPPGAMRGNLDLHFGEGAVPACLAETMILAAEGAYERKSLGGETKSENIQFFVERAEALGFRVVD; from the coding sequence ATGATAGCGATGCTGGCCCTTCTGGCCTACCTGCTGGGCGCGCTGCCCCTGGGCTACTGGGCGGCCCAGCGGCTGAGCGGAAAGGACCCCAGGCTGGCCTCCAGCTATAACCTGGGCCTGGAGAACGCCCTCAGGCGGCTGGGCAGCGGCCCTGCGCTGCTGGCCTTTGGTCTTGACCTTCTCAAGGGGTTCCTAGCCAGCGCCCTGGGGGGGCTATCCGGCCTGGCCTGGGGGGTGGTCTTCGCTTTTTTGGTGTACGCAGGCCACCTCTACCCCCTCTTCAACCCCCAAAACAGGCCCCTCCGGGGCCGGGGGGCAGGGGTGCTCCTGGGCATCGTCCTGGGCCTTTACTATGGCGGCCTGCCCTATCTCCTCGCCGTGGGGGTGCTGAGCCTGGCCGCCCTGACCCTGCTCCTGAGCCGCCACGCCTCGCTCGCCGCCCTGAGCCTGCCGCTGGGGCTGGCCGTGGGCCTCAGCCTCGAGCCCCTCCCGGGGTGGGCCAAGCTGGCGGCCTGGGGGCTTCTGGCTCTGGCCCTTTGGCGCTATAAGGAAAACATCGGGCGGATGCTCGAGGGGACCGAGCCCCGCCTGGGCGAACCCCCACCGCTTCCCTCGGAGAAGCAGGTGGTCTGCGGCTTCATGATTCACCCCCTCACCTTAGAAGACCTCTTCCAAAGCCCTCGTTTCCGCTGGGCCAGGCCCCTGATTGCCCGGGGGCTCATCCCGCAAAGCTGGGTCGAGCGCATCGCCCTGGCCTTCCGTCCCATGAAGGTGGGCGAGCTGCGGGGGGTCAGGACCACCGACGGGCGCGAGATTCGCTGCCACCTTATCTCCGCACCCCTCCTGCCCCATCAGATCGTGTCCAAACCCGAACTCGCCACCATGCGGGCCATCCAGGGGGCCCGGCTGGCCCGGGAGCTGGGCTGCACGGTGGTGGGCCTGGGGGCTTTCTGGAGCGTGGTGGGCGAGAAGGGAAAAAAGGTGCAGGAAGCCGTGCCTGAGATTGAGGTCACCAACGGCGGGGCCTACACAGCAGGCACCGTCAAGGCCGCCATTCCAGGTATCCTGGCCCACTTCGAGGAAAGCGGCCGCAGGCTCAAGGAGGCCACCGCGGCGGTGGTGGGGGCCAACGGGGTGGTAGCCTTCGGCATCGCCCGGCAGATCGCACCGCTGGTGGGCAGGTTAATTCTGGTGGGGCGCAACCTCGAGCGCCTGGAGAAAAGCGCCGCCACCCTCCGGCAAAACCTGGAGCGCAAGGGCCAGCCGGTGCCCGAGCTTATTACCACCCTAGATATTTCGGCCATTAAGGAGGCCGACCTGGTCTTCACCGCCACCTCCGACCCCAGGCCGGTCATCTTCCCCGAGCATGTGAAACCCGGCGCCTGGATTTACGACGAGGGGGTACCCCCCGACGTGGACGAGTCGGTCAAGCGGGTGCCAGGGGTGCGGGTAATTCCCGGGGGGGTGGTGCGGCCCCCCGGGGCCATGCGCGGCAACCTCGACCTGCACTTTGGCGAAGGGGCCGTACCGGCCTGCCTGGCCGAGACCATGATCCTGGCTGCTGAGGGCGCCTACGAGCGCAAGAGCCTGGGCGGGGAGACCAAAAGCGAGAACATCCAGTTCTTCGTGGAGCGGGCCGAGGCTTTGGGGTTCAGGGTGGTGGACTAG